From Solibacillus isronensis, the proteins below share one genomic window:
- a CDS encoding sensor histidine kinase, translating to MKSLYVKFVVFTIGIMIFSGIFAFLISNTYYQQKLKPFNDQKNTKIALEIAEFTGNQADLNLIDYLENISSIGYQIFLVDNSGNELYFGAPFRENTLSNSTKEQVLNGNIFHGISNFPQETFVTGFFANELKNTIGVPLTHNEEKYALFLRPDIKLLFNEMHILFGWLLALTIMLSIIMVIFITKYLVNPISKLTSATKTLSNGNYNVDLDTTRHDELGELSLSFLRMASRLEQLDAMRKEFISNISHDIQSPLSNIKGYTNLLKSDSTSPEDKSNYIIIINAEIERLSTLTKQLLLLASLDHDEDILKRKTVNIGKQIKELVRNNQWQIGEKGITLGFTLPDVEITGDPSLLNAVWDNLLTNAIKYNKPNGMIEISIEEQGKSVLVIFEDTGIGMNDKEKERIFDRFYRVDTARTRSVDGTGLGLSIVAAIVTLHGGLIHVDSIENRGTNFVVELPVTQ from the coding sequence ATGAAATCTCTTTATGTGAAATTTGTTGTGTTCACCATTGGAATTATGATTTTTAGTGGTATATTTGCCTTTTTAATTTCGAATACGTATTATCAGCAAAAATTAAAACCATTTAATGACCAAAAAAACACTAAAATTGCGTTGGAAATTGCTGAATTTACCGGTAATCAAGCTGATTTAAATCTTATAGATTATCTTGAAAATATTTCTTCAATAGGTTATCAAATTTTCCTCGTTGACAATTCAGGAAATGAACTTTATTTTGGTGCACCTTTCAGGGAAAATACTTTATCCAATTCAACTAAAGAACAAGTACTTAACGGCAATATTTTTCATGGTATATCAAATTTCCCCCAGGAAACATTTGTAACAGGATTTTTTGCGAACGAATTAAAGAATACGATTGGTGTTCCTTTGACACATAACGAGGAAAAGTATGCCCTCTTTCTAAGACCGGATATTAAGCTTCTATTTAACGAAATGCATATTTTATTCGGGTGGCTGCTAGCTTTGACGATTATGCTGAGCATTATAATGGTAATTTTTATTACAAAATATTTAGTTAATCCAATCTCAAAGCTTACATCCGCAACTAAAACGCTCTCAAACGGAAATTACAATGTTGATCTTGATACTACCCGTCATGATGAATTAGGAGAACTTTCACTTAGTTTTTTACGAATGGCCAGTAGACTGGAACAATTAGATGCAATGAGAAAAGAGTTTATTTCAAACATTTCTCATGATATTCAGTCACCTCTATCCAATATTAAAGGATATACAAACCTATTAAAAAGTGATTCAACGAGTCCTGAGGATAAAAGTAATTACATTATAATCATCAATGCGGAAATCGAAAGACTCTCTACATTAACAAAACAATTATTGCTCCTCGCTTCTTTGGATCACGATGAGGATATTTTGAAAAGAAAAACAGTTAATATCGGAAAGCAGATTAAGGAACTAGTACGGAACAATCAATGGCAAATAGGTGAAAAAGGGATTACGCTCGGGTTCACATTACCGGATGTAGAAATCACCGGAGATCCGTCCTTACTAAATGCGGTTTGGGACAATCTGTTAACCAACGCCATCAAATATAATAAACCGAACGGCATGATTGAAATATCAATCGAAGAACAAGGAAAATCGGTATTGGTAATTTTTGAAGATACGGGTATAGGAATGAATGATAAAGAGAAAGAAAGAATTTTTGACCGCTTTTATCGAGTAGATACCGCAAGGACACGTTCGGTTGATGGGACAGGACTCGGACTATCAATAGTGGCTGCCATTGTTACTTTACATGGTGGATTAATCCATGTGGACAGTATTGAAAATCGCGGAACCAACTTTGTCGTAGAATTGCCTGTCACGCAGTGA
- a CDS encoding NAD(P)/FAD-dependent oxidoreductase yields MNEDSKVYDVTIIGGGPAGMFTAFYGGMRQLEVKLIESLPQLGGQLAALYPEKYIYDIAGFPKIRAQELVNNLKEQMSAFEQEIVTGQSVEAIDKLEDGTFKLTTNKEIHYSKTIIITAGLGAFQPRQLEVEGADYYEGKNLHYFINNISEFKGKNVVIFGGGDSAIDWSLMLEPIAKKVTLVHRRDQFRAHEHSVEKLFNSSVEIKTPYMPDELYGDESGIKQIVIRNAEGEKGTLEVDEIIVNYGFKSSLGPIKEWGLEIERNSIIVNPKMETNIEGIYAVGDVTTYDGKVKLIATGFGEAPVAISAARLYIDPTAKKHVPHSTDLFKGEL; encoded by the coding sequence ATGAATGAAGATTCAAAGGTATATGATGTCACGATTATCGGTGGAGGTCCTGCAGGGATGTTTACGGCATTCTATGGAGGCATGCGCCAGCTTGAAGTTAAGTTAATTGAAAGTCTGCCACAATTAGGCGGGCAGCTTGCAGCACTTTATCCGGAAAAATATATTTATGATATTGCAGGATTCCCAAAAATCCGTGCACAGGAACTTGTAAATAATCTGAAAGAACAAATGTCAGCCTTTGAGCAGGAAATCGTAACTGGTCAAAGCGTTGAAGCCATTGATAAGTTGGAAGACGGAACATTTAAGCTTACAACTAACAAAGAAATACATTATTCAAAAACAATTATCATTACAGCAGGTCTTGGTGCATTCCAGCCAAGACAATTGGAAGTTGAAGGAGCCGATTATTACGAGGGTAAAAACCTTCATTATTTCATCAACAATATAAGTGAATTCAAAGGTAAAAATGTTGTCATTTTCGGTGGCGGAGATTCAGCTATTGACTGGTCGCTTATGCTTGAACCGATTGCTAAGAAAGTTACTCTTGTGCATAGACGAGATCAGTTCCGGGCGCATGAGCATAGTGTTGAAAAACTGTTTAATTCAAGTGTTGAAATAAAAACGCCTTATATGCCTGATGAGTTGTATGGCGATGAAAGTGGCATTAAACAAATTGTCATCCGTAATGCAGAAGGGGAAAAGGGAACACTTGAAGTTGACGAAATCATTGTAAACTATGGATTTAAATCCTCTTTAGGACCAATTAAAGAATGGGGTTTGGAAATTGAGAGAAACTCCATTATCGTAAACCCTAAAATGGAAACCAACATCGAAGGAATCTATGCGGTTGGTGACGTCACAACATACGATGGAAAAGTGAAATTGATTGCAACGGGATTCGGTGAAGCGCCGGTCGCCATTAGTGCAGCACGGTTGTATATTGACCCAACAGCCAAGAAGCATGTACCGCACAGCACGGACCTTTTTAAGGGGGAATTGTAG
- a CDS encoding ABC transporter ATP-binding protein, protein MTIFSIEDVRKTFTSGEIEEEILRGITLTLKEGEITALVGASGSGKSTLLTIAAGLQPASNGQVIFDGNNMTAMSSEQVRKIRASKFGFVFQFAHLVPFLTVEEQLILMLDVSESNLSKQSKIAEVRNILQLVEMDHRRQAYPSSLSGGEKQRIAIARAIIHKPKVLFADEPTASLDSWKSRDVMLLIQELTKTLNIATLMVTHDEELLSYVDHVIKMSDGMVLQSEEQVLQILKQE, encoded by the coding sequence ATGACAATATTTTCAATTGAAGATGTAAGAAAAACATTTACCTCGGGGGAAATAGAAGAAGAAATACTTAGAGGAATTACCCTTACTCTTAAAGAAGGAGAGATAACAGCATTAGTAGGCGCATCAGGTTCCGGTAAAAGTACGCTCCTTACTATAGCTGCTGGATTACAACCCGCATCAAATGGGCAAGTTATTTTCGACGGAAACAATATGACTGCAATGAGTTCTGAACAGGTTCGAAAAATACGGGCCAGTAAATTTGGGTTTGTCTTTCAGTTTGCTCATCTTGTTCCTTTTCTCACAGTTGAAGAGCAATTAATTTTGATGCTGGATGTTTCTGAATCTAACTTAAGCAAACAATCAAAAATAGCTGAAGTTCGTAACATTCTGCAACTTGTTGAAATGGATCATAGAAGACAGGCCTACCCATCTTCATTATCAGGTGGGGAAAAACAACGGATCGCCATTGCCCGAGCCATTATCCATAAACCGAAAGTTCTCTTCGCAGATGAACCAACAGCCAGCCTAGATTCATGGAAGTCTAGAGATGTTATGTTATTGATTCAAGAGTTAACTAAAACGTTAAATATTGCTACATTAATGGTTACACATGATGAAGAATTGCTTTCATATGTAGACCATGTGATAAAAATGAGCGATGGAATGGTTTTGCAAAGTGAAGAGCAAGTTCTGCAAATTTTAAAGCAGGAGTAA
- a CDS encoding response regulator transcription factor yields the protein MTTILIVDDDINILQLVKIHLAEAGFKVVQAKDGTQALAVLNREVCDLAVIDVMMPFMDGYALTKVIRKKYDIPVILLTAKNQIEDKEEGYKSGTDDYLVKPFEPKELQFRIEALLRRYDKQSDETVIHLGSTTINKKSYEVQIGERTILLPLKEFELLYFLATNSMQVFSRAHLIEHIWGVDFEGDERTIDVHVKRLRERFSKLTDDFHIKTVRGVGYSLEANRK from the coding sequence ATGACAACAATTCTAATTGTAGATGACGACATCAATATATTACAGCTTGTAAAAATCCATTTAGCCGAGGCAGGATTCAAAGTTGTGCAAGCAAAAGACGGGACTCAAGCATTAGCAGTTCTTAATAGAGAAGTATGTGATTTAGCAGTAATCGATGTGATGATGCCTTTTATGGATGGGTATGCATTAACAAAGGTTATTCGAAAGAAATATGATATTCCAGTCATCCTTTTAACGGCTAAGAATCAAATTGAAGATAAGGAAGAAGGATATAAATCTGGCACAGATGATTATCTAGTCAAGCCGTTTGAACCAAAAGAATTACAATTTAGAATAGAAGCCTTACTACGACGATATGATAAGCAATCCGATGAAACTGTTATTCATTTAGGTAGTACAACTATAAATAAAAAAAGCTATGAGGTTCAGATTGGAGAACGGACGATTCTGTTACCCTTAAAGGAATTTGAACTGCTGTACTTCCTGGCTACAAATTCTATGCAAGTATTTTCTCGAGCTCATCTAATAGAACACATCTGGGGTGTAGATTTTGAAGGAGATGAGCGGACAATAGATGTTCATGTAAAAAGATTAAGGGAACGTTTTTCTAAATTGACGGACGATTTTCATATTAAGACTGTGCGTGGGGTTGGCTATTCACTGGAGGCAAACCGCAAATGA